In a single window of the Osmerus eperlanus chromosome 4, fOsmEpe2.1, whole genome shotgun sequence genome:
- the LOC134019215 gene encoding G-protein coupled receptor 37-like 1, protein MLPSVCVLVLLAVWPAAGRSSGLLRKPGQGAEHSGLNSLQHLNIQVIQSRSFPDQDQDQGSVLHIRAPRGAAEEDSDTDTDTGEQQSTFSHSYENEFFTTPRATQLTNFTQEDEDEAEAEAGAEDGNHGNETDRGITHIRNPLFPVTDSSYSAYAILFLSLVVLAVGIVGNLAVMCIVWHNYYMRSSWNYLLASLAFWDFLVLCFCLPVVVFNELTNKRLLGEVSCRLVPYMEVTSLGVTSFSLCALGIDRFHAATSSQQPKARRVERCRSVLLKLLFVWVGSMVLASPELLLWQLSQAVSPTTGALVDSCSIHPTSPSTLPLPDSLYSLLHSYHQARMWWYFGCYFCLPVVFTLLCQLATCHVTNDANAAAASSASQRGHGDRSPSKQQKQQVQQVERQLSCTVLALAVVYAICTLPENVCNIVLAYTATSVSENTAALLALINHFLLFFKASVTPVLLLCLCKSLGQAFMDCCCCCCEECQPAGSGSSPSHTGHSLGAEVKLKSTNEMSSSSIFFDKAKESSTILSISGSS, encoded by the exons ATGCTGCCCtccgtgtgtgtgctggtgctgctggctgtgtggCCTGCTGCGGGGAGGAGCAGTGGCCTGCTGAGGAAGCCTGGGCAGGGCGCGGAGCACAGCGGACTGAACTCTCTCCAACACCTCAACATCCAGGTGATTCAGAGCCGGAGTTTCcctgaccaggaccaggaccaggggtCTGTGCTGCACATCAGGGCTCCTCGAGGAGCAGCGGAGGAGGACTCAGACACAGATACAGATACAGGGGAGCAACAGTCCACCTTCTCTCACTCCTATGAGAACGAGTTCTTCACGACCCCTAGAGCCACACAGCTCACTAACTTCActcaggaggatgaggatgaggcagaggcagaggcgggGGCTGAGGATGGCAACCATGGCAACGAAACCGACAGGGGCATCACTCACATCCGCAACCCCCTGTTCCCTGTCACAGACAGCTCCTACAGCGCCTACGccatcctcttcctgtctctggtgGTGCTGGCGGTGGGAATTGTGGGTAATCTGGCGGTGATGTGCATTGTGTGGCACAACTACTATATGAGGAGCTCCTGGAACTATCTTTTGGCCAGCTTGGCATTCTGGGACTTCCTGGTTCTCTGCTTCTGTCTTCCTGTAGTGGTCTTCAACGAGCTGACCAATAAGAGGCTGCTAGGAGAGGTCTCCTGCCGCCTGGTGCCTTATATGGAG GTAACGTCACTGGGCGTGACATCGTTCAGCCTGTGCGCTCTGGGCATCGACAGGTTCCATGCAGCCACCAGCTCCCAGCAGCCCAAGGCGCGTCGCGTGGAGCGCTGCCGCTCGGTCCTGCTCAAGCTGCTGTTCGTCTGGGTGGGCTCCATGGTCCTAGCTTCCCCCGAGCTCCTCCTCTGGCAGCTCAGCCAGGCCGTGTCTCCTACCACCGGGGCCCTGGTGGACTCTTGCTCCATCCACCCCacgtccccctccaccctgcccctgccaGACTCCCTGTACTCCCTGCTCCACAGCTACCACCAGGCCCGTATGTGGTGGTACTTTGGCTGCTACTTCTGCCTACCTGTGGTGTTCACCCTGCTCTGCCAGCTAGCCACCTGCCACGTCACCAACGACGCCAACGCCGCGGCCGCCAGCTCCGCCTCCCAGCGTGGCCATGGCGACCGCTCGCCGTCCAAGCAGCAGAAGCAGCAGGTGCAGCAGGTGGAGCGACAGCTGAGCTGCACTGTCCTGGCGCTGGCCGTGGTCTACGCCATCTGCACGCTGCCCGAGAACGTCTGCAACATCGTCCTGGCTTACACGGCCACCTCCGTGTCCGAGAACACCGCCGCCCTGCTGGCGCTGATCAACCACTTCCTGTTGTTCTTCAAGGCATCGGTCACCCCCGTGTTGCTCCTCTGCCTGTGTAAGTCTCTGGGCCAGGCCTTCAtggactgctgctgctgttgttgcgaGGAGTGCCAGCCCGCTGGTtctggctcctccccttcccacaCAGGCCACTCCCTCGGGGCTGAGGTGAAGCTGAAGAGCACCAACGAGATGTCCTCGTCCTCCATCTTCTTCGACAAGGCCAAGGAGAGCTCCACCATCCTGTCTATCAGCGGCTCCAGTTGA